TACAATTTAGAACTATAATTTTTTTACAAAAAAATTACTAAATTTTTAATTATTTTACATATATTATAAAAAATAATAACTAAAATCCGATAATATACATATAAAACATTTGGAGGTTAAAAATGAATGTATCTATTAATTCTATTTATTCATCTAAAATGTTTCCACTAACTGGACATATGTATAGTGCAGGGCTTAACGTTTATAATTTATCTGACTCTATGAGCAGATTAAATGAGTTTGTTTCTGGACAAGGTACTTCAGTTTTAGTAAATTATAATTTAGGAAAGAGTTTAGATGTATATGCTTAAAAAACTAATATAAGCCAATTGTAATAAAAATATATCAATTGGCTTATCTTTTAAATTTCATCTGAAATCAAAAAATCTTTAAAATAATCCGTATAATCAACTTCAAATTTCATAATATCTTTGCTAATAGGATGAGTAAACTCTATCTCTTTTGCTATAAGCATTAAATTACTATAGTTAGAATAACTTTTAGAATAAATCTTATCACCAGCTACAGGAAAGCCTTTATATGAACAATGAACTCTTATTTGATGAGTACGGCCTGTTTTAATATTAACCTCTATTAAGCTATGCTTTTTAAATCTATTTAATACCTTTATATAACTCAAAGCCTTCTTACCGTCTTCACGAACTGTCATTTTTTTTCTATATATACTATGCCTGCCTATAGGTAAATTAATTTCATAAAAGTTTTCCCTTAAAACTCCTACAACTATAGCATGATAAATCTTTTTTATTGTTCTATTTTTAAATTGCTCCTGAATAGCAGAAACTATATCAGCATTCTTTCCTACAATCATTAAACCAGAAGTATCTTTATCCAATCTATGTATAATGCCTGCCCTGCTTTTATCTCCAACAAAATTAAAATCTTTTATATGATAAAGCAAAGCATTAACCAAAGTGCCGCTCTTTTCAGAAGAAGAACAATGAACACTCATATTACAAGGTTTATTTACAACTAGTAAATATTCATCTTCATACAAAATTTCCAAATCAATATTCTCTGCTAATATATCTTCATCTTCTTTATTATTATTATTATTTGTTTTTATGTTTATCTCTACAATATCATTAAGCTTTAGAGAATATGAAAGTTTTTTTATATTACCATTAACTAGTATGCAAGATAAATAATTTTTTACCTGAGACCTGCTTATATTTAATTTATCGCTTACAAATATATCTAGTCTTTTATTTAAATCTTTTTCTTCTATTGAAAACTTATACATCTATCATTATTTTTATTATTTATTTTCTTTTTTTTCTTTTTTAAATGAACTATCAAAATCTTCTTTAAATAAAAATACCCCTATAGCTATAACAACAATCCCTATAGTGATGGCAGCATCAGCAATATTATAATTCCAAGGAAATCTAATATTTAAATTAAATCCCATATTAATAAAATCTGTTACAAAGCCTCTCATAACTCTATCTAATAAATTGCCCATAGCTCCGCCTAGCACCATACTAAAACCAACAATAGATATTCTCTGTTTTTTCTTATCTATTATAGTTATAATATAAAATACAACAATCATTGCCAAAAAAACAACAACCTTTAAAAACTCTGGTATTATATGCTGTATAACCTCTGGAACATTATTAAGAAAACCAAAAGAAACACCATAATTTCTTGTATATATAAATACTAATAAATCTCCAATAATTTTTTTATAACCAATAACCTGTAAATATTTATCAACAAAATATTTTGAAACAGTGTCCGCTATAAATATTAATATGGATATTAAAAAATATATCTTTTTTTCTTTTATCTGCAATAAAATCTTACTCATAAAAAACAAATTCCTTATATAATCAAGTGCTAATAATAATTTATATTAATAAAAATTACAACCTACAAAACCTAAATTAAAAAATTATATTTACAAATTAATATGATTTAAAAATAACTCTTTTATATTGATATTATATATTTTTTTGTATATAATCTACTATTATGAAAAATGGAAAGGTAATATTTCCGGGTACTTTTGACCCTTTTACTTTGGGACACCTTGATGTTCTCTATAGACTTGCTGATATATTTGAAGAAGTGTATATATCTGTAGCTGTAAACTTAGAAAAATCTCCAACTTTCACTATAGAAGAAAGAAAGGCGATGATTAAAAAAGTGATTGGAAATAATGATACAATAAAAATAGTTTCTATATCTGGACTTGTTACAGAATATATGAAACAAAATAATATAAAAGTATTAGCCAGAGGAATAAGAGACAGCGAAGATTTATATTATGAGCTTAAAATGTCAAGAATGAATAAATTATTATACCCAGAGATGGATACAATATTTTTACATACATCTGAGCATTATGCTTATATAAGTTCATCACTCATTAAAGAGATACTTAAATTTAATGGTCCTATAGATGGTTTAGTTCCAGAAGTTTTAATAGATGATATTAAATCCAAATTCATAAAATAATAAAAAAATAAATAAAATATCAAAAAGAATAAAGAATAGAATATGAAAAATTTTTACTTAGAAAATTACGGCTGCCAAATGAATAAAGCAGATTCAAATAGTTTAATAAACTCACTTATGCAAGAAGGCTTTATACAAACAGAAAACTAT
The genomic region above belongs to Brachyspira sp. SAP_772 and contains:
- the lspA gene encoding signal peptidase II, which produces MSKILLQIKEKKIYFLISILIFIADTVSKYFVDKYLQVIGYKKIIGDLLVFIYTRNYGVSFGFLNNVPEVIQHIIPEFLKVVVFLAMIVVFYIITIIDKKKQRISIVGFSMVLGGAMGNLLDRVMRGFVTDFINMGFNLNIRFPWNYNIADAAITIGIVVIAIGVFLFKEDFDSSFKKEKKENK
- the coaD gene encoding pantetheine-phosphate adenylyltransferase, which translates into the protein MKNGKVIFPGTFDPFTLGHLDVLYRLADIFEEVYISVAVNLEKSPTFTIEERKAMIKKVIGNNDTIKIVSISGLVTEYMKQNNIKVLARGIRDSEDLYYELKMSRMNKLLYPEMDTIFLHTSEHYAYISSSLIKEILKFNGPIDGLVPEVLIDDIKSKFIK
- a CDS encoding RluA family pseudouridine synthase, whose protein sequence is MYKFSIEEKDLNKRLDIFVSDKLNISRSQVKNYLSCILVNGNIKKLSYSLKLNDIVEINIKTNNNNNKEDEDILAENIDLEILYEDEYLLVVNKPCNMSVHCSSSEKSGTLVNALLYHIKDFNFVGDKSRAGIIHRLDKDTSGLMIVGKNADIVSAIQEQFKNRTIKKIYHAIVVGVLRENFYEINLPIGRHSIYRKKMTVREDGKKALSYIKVLNRFKKHSLIEVNIKTGRTHQIRVHCSYKGFPVAGDKIYSKSYSNYSNLMLIAKEIEFTHPISKDIMKFEVDYTDYFKDFLISDEI